TTCTCCAATTATGGAACGGAACGCGACAGCAGCAGGTTTTACACGGTTTCCTTGCATTGGGAATTGCCGAGGTTCCAGGTTTATCCTAAACGGGTCCACTGGAAAATCATCAAGGGATTGTTGGGCGATGACTTGACCGATGCAGACACAATCCTTGATGCCAGACATTTAGGAGAAATTCAAAAAAGAGCCCTTTACCGTCAGGTGGAAGAATACAAGAGGTTCATTGAGTCCGAACTCAGGAATTATCCCGGTGACTGGTACTATGACAGCGCCCAGACGGAAGTCGCCGCCACCCTCAAATACAAACGCCTAGACAGTATAGATGTCGCGTTCAATTCACAACTGTGGACGACTTATTATATTTCGAACGCCGGGTACAATGCCGGTGCCGCCGGAGGATACAATTACGAGTATCATCGGACCTTCTCGAAGAAAGACGGGTCGCTGGTTGATTCCACTATTTTCAATCCAGATGAAAAGGAAAAGATTGTATCGCTTCTTCGCAAATACGCGGAAAAATACGATGCCAACGCCGACGCCATTGGCATAGATTTCAAACTTGAGCCTTCCTTTTTGAAGGACGGTATCGGTTTTGACGGTTTATCTTTCGAAATCGGCTGGCATACCCACGGTAGCGTGATGATCGTGGTGCCTTACAAGGAAATTTTGCCCTATATGGAAACTTGGGCCCGCCGAGAATTCGGTCTTACTGAATTTTCCCAACAGAGATGATGAATAAACTTAGCAACCACTGGTTCATTACTTTTAAAGGAACAGACTATGCTCAAACCTGCAAATAAAGAAGAACTGAAGAAAATTATCGACAAACGCATTCAGACCAAGGGATACAGATGCGACCTGAACGACATCGATGTTTCGGATATCACCGATATGAGTTATCTGTTTTTTGGAAGCTCATTCAATGGCGACATTAGCGAGTGGGACGTGTCTAAAGTAACTAACATGAGCCATATGTTTGATGGCAATTGTTGGGATGAAGACTTCGATGAAAAAAATCTGTTTAACGGCGATATCAGTAGGTGGGATGTATCCAATGTGACCGACATGAGCTGGATGTTCATGGACAGTAAATTCAACGGCGACATCAGCCAGTGGAATGTGTCCAATGTGACTAACATGAATAGAATGTTTTTGGGCAGTAAATTCAACGGTGACATCAGTAGGTGGGATGTGTCCAAAGTGATCGACATGGGCATGATGTTCTACGGTAGTGCATTCGACAGCGACATCGGCCAGTGGAACGTATCCAACGTGACCGACATGAGCATGATGTTCAACTTTAGCAAATTCAACGGTGACATTAGCAACTGGAACATATCCGAAGAAATTTCAAGTCAGGATAGCTGGGTTCGTCATAATTACATAAGAAAACAGTATTTAACGGAAAACGCTCTCTTAGAAAAACAGTTTTTAACAGCAACCTCTCTCAATAAAAAAGAAATTTTGAGAAATCTTATTCACACAAGAGTTTATCTGTTCGGATCCGGATGCGACCTGAACGACCTCGATGTTTCGGACATTACCGATATGAGTGGGGTGTTTTCTGGAAGCACATTCAACGGCGACATCAGCAAATGGGACGTATCCAATGTGACTGACATGCACGAAATGTTCAGCAATAGCGCATTCAACGGCAACATCAGCGAGTGGGACGTATCCAAAGTGACGAACATGTGGAGCATGTTTAAAGGAAGCTCATTCAATGGCGATATCAGCAACTGGGATGTGTCTAATGTGACCGATATGCACGAAATGTTCAGCAATAGCGCATTCAACGGCAACATCAGCCAGTGGGACGTATCCAACGTGACCAGCATGAGCGGGATGTTCCGTAAAAGCCCATTCAACGGCAACATCAGCCAGTGGGATGTATCCAACGTGACTAACATGAGCGGAATGTTTTCTGGCAGCTCATTCAACAGCGACATCAGCCAATGGAATGTTTCCAACGTGAAGTACATGAGTAGTATGTTCAGCAATAGCACATTCAACAGCGACATCAGCGAGTGGGATGTATCCAAAGTGACCAGCATGTGGAGCATGTTTTCTGGAAGCACATTCAACGGCGACATCAGCAACTGGGATGTATCCAAAGTGACCGACATGAGTAATATGTTCAGCAATAGCACATTCAACGGCAACATCAGCCAGTGGAACGTGTCCAATGTGACCAGCATGTGGAGCATGTTTAAAGGAAGTGCTTTCAACGGAGACATCAGCGAATGGGATGTATTCCCAGAATTTTTAAATCAAGATGGCTGGATTCGTTGTACTTACACAAAAAAACAGTTTTTAGCAGCACCCGCTCTCGATAAAAAAGAACTTTTAAGAAATCTTATTGATGAAAGAATTAAGCTACTCGGCCCCGAATGCAATCTGAACGACATCGATGTTTCGGACATCACCGATATGAGCAGGATGTTCTATAAAAGCCCATTTAAAGGCAACATCAGCAAGTGGGATGTATCCAATGTGACCAACATGCGCGAAATGTTTTGGAATAGTCAGTTCAATGGCGACATTAGCAAGTGGAAAGTCTCCAAAGTGAAGGACATGAGGAGTATGTTTAAAGGAAGCTCATTCAATAGAGACATCAGCCGGTGGGACGTCTCCAAAGTAACCGACATGAGTTATATGTTTTCCCAGAGCAATTTCAACGGCAACATCAGCGAGTGGAAGGTCTCCAATGTGACCGATATGAGCAGGATGTTCTATAAAAGCCCATTTAATGGCGATATCAGCAAATGGGACGTATCTAATGTGACCGACGATTACGGGATGTTCACCCTTAGCAACTTCGACGGCGACACCAGCAATTGGAAAATACGCCCTAACAGCAACACCAAGAACATGTTTGAAGACAAATAAAAACGCCTAGCTTTTGCAGGGCGGCCTTTCTCAACATTCAAAGCCTTGATGCAGATTTGCACAAGGCTTTTCACTTTTTTTGCGGCTACAGATTTTTATCACGAACTGACTTTACATTGGCGGAATTGCCCACGATAAATATATAGAGAATGCAACTAGTGGAGGCAACCAATGTTTGACTTCATCGACAACATCCTAGAACGCATAACGTATTTCTTCACGCAGGTGGTCTTACTCATCATCATCGTTCTTGCAGTCGTCTTGCTTGCCCTCGCAACTAACAGGCACAACAAGAACCCCTATGTGGACCACTCGCAAGAAATCCAGAAACAGAAAATCGAGGCCGAACGAGACGCTCAATACAAGGAGGCTTTGCAACGCCTCTATGACGAACAATACGGAAAATAAACCTACACAACAACGGAGTCGTCACCATGGGATGCCTTGTTAACCTATTCAAAACCTTCCTCGGAATAATCCTCATAGTCATCATGCTCATCGTGGGCTATAAGCTCATCTTCGACCCGTATAGGCCCGAATCGCCTAACAGCTGTTGGTCCCATAGACCTGTAGCAGAACAGACATATTCGAAGTCAGATGATGGTGAATACAAGGCCAAAGAAGAAAACTATGACTTCCGTACCAATGTCCCTGTACAGGTGGGTAAAAACCATGACTACATCATGGAGAACACCTTCCAGAAAGGATATGTCGTCATGGAGCTTACCCCTCAGCTTGAAAGCGGCCTCGTGTATGTCATCAAGGTGTTCAAGAGCCAGTTCGGAGAGGACTTCGCCCCGACCATTATTTCCGCTCATGACTCCTTCGATAGGCACGACAGGTGGTCCCATCATAGGACAGGCCGAGCTGTCGATATCAGCCTCGTAGACTTGCCATACTACGAGAGAAGGCGAGTTGTCAAAATCCTCGAAGGCACCCTCCCCAAGGACTACAAGGTAAGATGGGAAGACCAGTATACTTCCCGAGAATATCTCCATTTCCAATCCAAGCGTTAATCATATCTTCATAGGGCCCCTTTATAAGCCCGGGGAATACAAACATCATGAAACAGCTAGTCGGTATCACCCTTTCTTTCATCGCCATGGCCTTTGCCGACGATAATATGCATAACGGCACGGGGTTCTTCGTTAACAGAGAATACATCGTGACTGCGTACCATGTCGTTGAAAACTTTGAAAACACGTGTTATTACGATATCAAGAATGATACGTGCTACAAAGTTCATATCGTGGATTACAATTTAGAATCAGACCTCGTTCTGTTGAAGCTGGATGATGAACCTGTCGAAATGCCTATGGTATGCCGTCTTGCTCACTCTGAATTGGCTATCGGGGAAAGACTGACATCGTATGGCTACCCTGACCCGTTCATCGACCATGAGTTGACCATTATCCCGTTGAGCATTCGTATGCACTATCGTTATGATGGCAATTACAACTATTATCGCATGACGGGAAAATTGCGGCTTGGAATGTCTGGCGGGCCTAATTTTACCATAGATGGTCGAATCGGGGGAGTGAACAAGTCGATATCGCTGGTTGAACAGAATACCAGCAATCTGGTGAAGTCTACGGAAGTGGTTCGTCTGCTCCATAAAAATGGTGTAATGGAGTATCCGAACACCAGGAATGAGAAAAAATGTGTTATCAGCATCTTGAATTCCGTTGAAGATTTTAAGTCTGCTCACTATAACTGGGGCGTATAACGATTCTGCAATTCGCCAATTATGCGGTTTTAGAACTATTTTGATGTGGCGTTTGGTGCTTTTTTTGATGCCAAATGGTTATATTAACTTTGCAACCACTGGCTCATTACTTTTAAAGGAACAGACGATGCTCAAACCCGCAAATAAAGAAGAACTGAAGCAAATCATCGAGAACCGCATTCAAACCGAGGGGCCCGAATGCGACCTGAACGACATCGATGTTTCTGACATCACCGACATGAGCGAATTGTTCAAAGGAAGCGAATTCAACGGCGACATCAGCGGATGGAACGTGTCCAATGTGACTAATATGAGCGGAATGTTTTCTTGTAGCGACTTCAATGGCGACATTAGCCTGTGGGACGTTTCTAAAGTAACTAACATGAGCAATATGTTTGATATGAGCCATATGTTTGAAACCGATATTTGGGAGTTTGAAGACGATGATTGGGAGTTTGAAGACGATGATCGGGATGACGATTTGTTTACCGGGTTTAATGGCGATATCAGCAAGTGGGACGTGTCCAACGTGACCGATATGAGCAGGATGTTTCTTTATAGTAAATTCAACGGCGACATCAGTAGGTGGGATGTATCTAATGTGACAAACATGAGCGGGATGTTCTCCGATAGCCAGTTCAATGGCGACATCAGCAAGTGGGACGTGTCCAACGTGACCGATATGAGCAGGATGTTTCTTTATAGTAAATTCAACGGCGACATCAGTAGGTGGGATGTATCTAATGTGACTAATATGTATGATATGTTCTGGTTTAGTCAATTCAATGGCGACATCAGTAGGTGGAACGTGTCCAATGTGACCGACATGGGCGGAATGTTCTCTGGTAGCCAGTTCAATGGCGACATCAGTAGGTGGGACGTGTCAAACGTGACTACCATGAGCGGGATGTTTGACGGGTTCTCCTCTAGCAGCCAATTCAATGGCGACATCAGCAAGTGGAACATCTTCAACGTGACCAATATGAGCAAGATGTTCTCCCATAGCCAATTTAATGGCAACATCAGTGAGTGGAACGTATCTAACGTGACAAACATGAGCGGGATGTTCTCCGATAGCCAGTTCAATGGCGACATCAGCAAGTGGGACGTGTCCAACGTGACCGATATGAGCAGGATGTTCTCCAATAGCAAATTTACTGGAAACATCAGCGGATGGAAGGTGTCTAAAGTAACTAACATGAGCGGAATGTTCTCCCATAGCCAATTTAATGGCGACATCAGCAAGTGGGACGTGTCCAACGTGACCGATATGAGCGTAATGTTCGGATACCAATTCAACGGCAACATCAGTGAGTGGAACGTGTCCAACGTGACCGACATGAGCGGGATGTTCTCCGATAGCCAGTTTAATGGCGACATCAGCAAGTGGGATGTATCCAACGTGACCGACATGAGCGACATGTTCTCCAATAGCAAATTCAACGGTAACATCAGCGAGTGGAACGTGTCCAATGTGATCGACATGAGTGGGATGTTCTCCGGTAGCCAGTTCAATGACGACATCAGCAAGTGGGATGTGTCCAAAGTGACTTACATGAGTAGGATGTTCTCCGATAGCCAGTTTAATGGCAACATCAGCGAGTGGAAAGTCTCCAACGTGACAAACATGAGCTGGATGTTTTCCGATAGCCAGTTTAATGGCGACATCAGCAAGTGGGATGTATCCAACGTGACCGACATGAGCGGGATGTTCTCCAATAGCAAATTTACTGGAAACATCAGCGGATGGAAGGTGTCTAAAGTAACTAACATGAGCGGAATGTTCTCCCATAGCCAATTTAATGGCGACATCAGCAAGTGGAAAGTATCCAACGTGACTAATATGAGTAGTATGTTCCTTCGTAGCGCATTCAATGGTGACATCAGTATGTGGGATATGTCCAACGTAACCGATATGAGCAAGATGTT
This window of the uncultured Fibrobacter sp. genome carries:
- a CDS encoding BspA family leucine-rich repeat surface protein, with translation MLKPANKEELKKIIDKRIQTKGYRCDLNDIDVSDITDMSYLFFGSSFNGDISEWDVSKVTNMSHMFDGNCWDEDFDEKNLFNGDISRWDVSNVTDMSWMFMDSKFNGDISQWNVSNVTNMNRMFLGSKFNGDISRWDVSKVIDMGMMFYGSAFDSDIGQWNVSNVTDMSMMFNFSKFNGDISNWNISEEISSQDSWVRHNYIRKQYLTENALLEKQFLTATSLNKKEILRNLIHTRVYLFGSGCDLNDLDVSDITDMSGVFSGSTFNGDISKWDVSNVTDMHEMFSNSAFNGNISEWDVSKVTNMWSMFKGSSFNGDISNWDVSNVTDMHEMFSNSAFNGNISQWDVSNVTSMSGMFRKSPFNGNISQWDVSNVTNMSGMFSGSSFNSDISQWNVSNVKYMSSMFSNSTFNSDISEWDVSKVTSMWSMFSGSTFNGDISNWDVSKVTDMSNMFSNSTFNGNISQWNVSNVTSMWSMFKGSAFNGDISEWDVFPEFLNQDGWIRCTYTKKQFLAAPALDKKELLRNLIDERIKLLGPECNLNDIDVSDITDMSRMFYKSPFKGNISKWDVSNVTNMREMFWNSQFNGDISKWKVSKVKDMRSMFKGSSFNRDISRWDVSKVTDMSYMFSQSNFNGNISEWKVSNVTDMSRMFYKSPFNGDISKWDVSNVTDDYGMFTLSNFDGDTSNWKIRPNSNTKNMFEDK
- a CDS encoding serine protease, translating into MKQLVGITLSFIAMAFADDNMHNGTGFFVNREYIVTAYHVVENFENTCYYDIKNDTCYKVHIVDYNLESDLVLLKLDDEPVEMPMVCRLAHSELAIGERLTSYGYPDPFIDHELTIIPLSIRMHYRYDGNYNYYRMTGKLRLGMSGGPNFTIDGRIGGVNKSISLVEQNTSNLVKSTEVVRLLHKNGVMEYPNTRNEKKCVISILNSVEDFKSAHYNWGV
- a CDS encoding BspA family leucine-rich repeat surface protein; translated protein: MLKPANKEELKQIIENRIQTEGPECDLNDIDVSDITDMSELFKGSEFNGDISGWNVSNVTNMSGMFSCSDFNGDISLWDVSKVTNMSNMFDMSHMFETDIWEFEDDDWEFEDDDRDDDLFTGFNGDISKWDVSNVTDMSRMFLYSKFNGDISRWDVSNVTNMSGMFSDSQFNGDISKWDVSNVTDMSRMFLYSKFNGDISRWDVSNVTNMYDMFWFSQFNGDISRWNVSNVTDMGGMFSGSQFNGDISRWDVSNVTTMSGMFDGFSSSSQFNGDISKWNIFNVTNMSKMFSHSQFNGNISEWNVSNVTNMSGMFSDSQFNGDISKWDVSNVTDMSRMFSNSKFTGNISGWKVSKVTNMSGMFSHSQFNGDISKWDVSNVTDMSVMFGYQFNGNISEWNVSNVTDMSGMFSDSQFNGDISKWDVSNVTDMSDMFSNSKFNGNISEWNVSNVIDMSGMFSGSQFNDDISKWDVSKVTYMSRMFSDSQFNGNISEWKVSNVTNMSWMFSDSQFNGDISKWDVSNVTDMSGMFSNSKFTGNISGWKVSKVTNMSGMFSHSQFNGDISKWKVSNVTNMSSMFLRSAFNGDISMWDMSNVTDMSKMFFEKGVIYERTIHNPFDGDISKWNVSNVTDMSSMFEGSSFNGDISKWNVSNVTYMSRMFFYSQFNGDISRWDVSNVINMSRMFSHSKFNGDISKWNIRPDCNTENMFD